In Cyclopterus lumpus isolate fCycLum1 chromosome 9, fCycLum1.pri, whole genome shotgun sequence, a single genomic region encodes these proteins:
- the epg5 gene encoding ectopic P granules protein 5 homolog isoform X2, with product MEAARPKKTKAKTSGKSQLVRKPKQAEEDKRATAPSAVSDEASTSGFTDIPLSLPYHEHPSETTTQPSVLPCETQQTSSSHTLSTSVLTETLLSPQTSQDTVPLSESKDEEEEDGEVAAHGAELKVTAQTTEFEKDTQSWNQLWVSTQFQISNSPSAPALYPSLPTLEEGSVIQLCEEAVKNRGKGPAVLALPEQESSPPSLQPVDSVAELSRSKLYPELPKTAPEIQPFSLEELSALEPGGGLRALLEGVEVCAAQFCALARQENHELTELLQNYWRCRRQLTQSHTLLHTQSSDCKSTQNRLWSFRDEQLTLQGVCADQSKVCRYHRFQQAEFSQSVLAELRRLFEARSELLHQKVALHAYTALLSRLQVESYLYRLLKDCSSSALKEAISVLFSFTRRVLDDTQFQTDIHHWLERLVAVLLHVGGSGEHLYLLCHLLCCPAGVGKWAASFLQIQVWGNTCGVLPFMQALAVLMSPSGHRAEFLGHLKPCESQSSAASGPESGNWTLVDEAGEEDEDPDSSWLLLCEEDLISLLTQFPFQQLYAHMLGMSKQGVYQPKACSSQKMMRVFAFASSLIEILSLGLQTYNRARYRQLVKRIGHIIRMTVCYVSDHWAQYMSVTGAAGSSSQAYSLSLDKLQLEYDNLFLRAVLHVLRNKRLGIWLFMSEMPYGTLSSSMLWRVLYVMQCAETAEPETFGTATDTRSCIQALGDPEHQERFEHWLCEVNSSDGISLLTALAHMATPTQHSDPAFITTITLLMYQVSYVSVTTRETYSKVGRELLAAIATAHPYVISVLLERLRETIQTVGMVALYLCKELPLSLWRPRPEEICVIGAWLLQHPLSAVENRLACVILEGLNWGYTQDGSLALSSSLHSEVALLVAEAYQKYLTDKPYSGLISEGIKQVSYLASVLRLGVSPEASFSHWAWQLLLRLKLHGNAQNPKGAWSVPALASNPPPELTHSPSMHSVIRAVKAGIPIGCYLSIAMTTVGHSLEHFCTDGVELLKSLIQSRHLRAAVHLLDNILPPTYPLSFYLLNNSQFVSCIQLFLQYDSVCPQGVTQQVTHRVAPLLTGTNYGDIVRHLNSVIQSHVVESSQPGRVGAAAVLEFWVRILTQQNLWYRDKTVLFLMDQLCCAAFKRIQEECVQKHLYQEHKNALGYHGEQGLLSSLVSWIAGNATPSFIEGQSLSAEVWFAWQVLNMEGMFEEDSQLRRCIEHELLSEPNISPEQALKNAQQRLKLPVAPSLQRLQVYRWACQALATPLDHPLLPLVWQKFLQLYFRQPGPEYGLVAGGCIGRRFFQASSQAALLRDLRQRIQEVSDFHHAASQALRVPPAHTPSSDSQSDESPENPRPPYLTSPQLHTELVRLFGVFAIWLDDETLQKQEVYLPSLPPKYEPHRLAQIMQRQQELWLEYVDQERLQYEEREVLSLWEKVQSEPIFLQVQHPGFTDYTSLNNARDRILSNLQKHPVPHPAPELRQRKAPVAEVPTTCLTDSKAAAELLQKDLSILQEQARIAVAREAQQVAMEQELLESLPLLYKNQPEQVTMALECKGKGGQPCQGPANITVTCECVQRKEAVQTQITSLRRDVKKLQADAMAPPPQSLAQAAVHTENFITALVNMYKAQKSSAVKHVGVSAFYRVVSFVCEDTLRHPPTRQYLSSCVEILGQVFIQGNAEECGCVLKTILEQRHLCSLISPFFTPNSAPSQLVFLYQDVVTSLHLDSADVIFMLLTKFDLSQWLNEAHPVFSERTRLLELVHGALCVCGRDPEPELLTPFHLFTKHWTWILRHRFPDHYSDCLRLLMTSSSNQLLNPDCWKVTLRVLGCLPPSHNTKSKTELALNTTVSGRAVTSPASSYRPSISLSLQQVDETVIWLSDYFLRSRLSKPNLRSFGLYSTWTPYISEVVSFWEHLAGCLINVQLSGCARESVGSGKIMKALQDLHSKIVKLFKPWIFPLDTDDGGLKCYPWLETDASAAGCLVGLYVQLTDMLYHKFRDCLLPGQRGALWLCMMHYCENCTSPHTPEHLLYLYHTHLRSLPWRHLHPDTQLMEQLFNVERGSPKSCFLFLGEVLCKVNWVSVLSDQLQTPPTMTTYPTLQDTGTQKESHTMLVYLLYMLVFLAKEEQILSQQDSPLLSLLVQSTSLPWHQLDLSSYQGILGYVGTHYPPSLLLSADSALQLLLKSLRSAAGLRPLPQEVPHREETLKAGAYVCWCVQSLVTLEQGGSISLSSLEAQLESLLESVVTFNPPETGLEQRHMAFCSLFSEALALLNGVGVSTGEALAAHVIIWLDRKGRGFPILPLLTACSRCLASVRHMTRIMEACITAYFNHAEEESVGWGPVLASLQVPELTVDDFLSESQSGGSFLTLYAFILQRLNSEYTAANERRTLALINTWTNQVFPSGPGDEAKLFLWWHKALSLSAEHLKPQAGQTEVSGVVMGLLRLQTRLLQLGEERLNSGLLGAIGLGKRSPVSNRFRVVVRSLGAFMSIQMPSENELRLQPTSDLQLSAKAQQMLGVLEAMSSNKQYSELEESVNKSVQFIRYPGHCLRDGPRLLALLANLLYPDLRYLHIIR from the exons ATGGAGGCTGCGAGACCAAAGAAGACCAAAGCAAAAACCAGCGGAAAATCTCAG cTGGTTAGGAAGCCGAAGCAGGCAGAGGAAGACAAAAGAGCCACAGCTCCCTCCGCTGTGTCTGATGAGGCCTCCACCTCTGGCTTCACCGACATCCCCCTTAGTCTGCCATATCATGAGCATCCCTCTGAGACCACAACACAGCCTTCAGTTCTTCCCTGTGAGACACAGCAGACTTCCTCATCACATACTTTATCCACGTCAGTGTTAACTGAGACTTTACTGTCACCTCAGACATCACAGGATACAGTGCCTCTATCAGAGTCaaaagacgaggaagaggaggacggagaggtGGCAGCTCATGGGGCTGAGCTTAAAGTTACAGCACAGACCACTGAGTTTGAAAAAGATACACAGTCTTGGAATCAGCTGTGGGTTTCAACTCAGTTTCAGATCTCAAATTCCCCAAGTGCCCCTGCACTGTACCCCTCTCTCCCAACACTGGAGGAGGGCTCTGTGATACAGCTCTGCGAGGAAGCTGTGAAAAATAGGGGAAAGGGACCTGCAGTGTTGGCGCTTCCTGAGCAGGAATCTTCCCCCCCAAGTTTGCAACCTGTGGATTCTGTAGCAGAACTTTCTAGAAGCAAACTCTACCCAGAATTACCCAAGACGGCTCCAGAAATTCAG CCGTTCTCGCTGGAGGAGCTGAGTGCTTTGGAGCCCGGTGGAGGTTTGCGAGCTTTGTTAGAGGGTGTTGAAGTGTGTGCTGCCCAGTTCTGTGCTCTAGCCCGACAGGAGAACCACGAACTGACCGAACTTCTGCAGAATTACTGGCGCTGTCGTCGACAGCTGACCCAATCTCACACACTGCTACATACACAGTCCTCCGACTGCAAGAGCACACAGAATCGACTCTGGAGCTTCAGAGATGAACAGCTTACTCTTCAG ggtgtgtgtgcagATCAGTCTAAGGTCTGTCGGTACCACCGCTTCCAGCAGGCAGAGTTCAGTCAGAGTGTGCTGGCGGAGCTGAGGAGACTGTTTGAAGCTCGCAGTGAACTGCTCCATCAGAAGGTGGCGCTGCATGCGTACACTGCTCTGCTGTCACGCCTCCAGGTGGAATCATACTTGTATCGTCTACTGAAAG ATTGTTCTAGCAGCGCCTTGAAAGAGGCCATCAGTGTCCTGTTTAGCTTCACACGTAGAGTCCTGGATGACACACAGTTCCAGACAGACATCCATCACTGGCTGGAGAGATtg GTGGCAGTCCTGCTGCATGTGGGAGGGTCAGGAGAGCACCTGTACCTGCTGTGTCATCTTCTATGCTGTCCTGCTGGGGTTGGAAAGTGGGCTGCATCCTTCCTTCAG ATTCAGGTTTGGGGGAACACCTGTGGAGTGCTGCCCTTTATGCAAGCTCTGGCCGTCTTAATGTCGCCTTCAGG ACACCGTGCAGAGTTTCTGGGTCATCTGAAGCCATGTGAGAGCCAGAGCTCAGCAGCTTCCGGACCTGAGTCTGGGAACTGGACACTAGTTGATGAAGCGGGAGAGGAG GATGAGGACCCAGATAGCAGCTGGTTGCTGCTCTGTGAGGAGGATCTGATCTCCCTGCTGACCCAGTTTCCCTTCCAGCAGCTCTATGCACACATGCTGGGGATGAGCAAGCAGG GTGTGTATCAACCCAAGGCCTGTTCCAGTCAGAAGATGATGCGTGTTTTTGCTTTTGCCTCCTCACTCATTGAGATTCTGTCTCTTGGTCTTCAAACCTACAACAGAGCACGATACAGACAGCTAGTTAAACGAATAGGACACATCATACG AATGACGGTGTGCTATGTCAGTGATCACTGGGCCCAGTATATGAGTGTAACTGGTGCTGCTGGATCCAGCTCTCAAGCATACTCTTTGTCTTTGGACAAACTGCAACTGGAATATGACAATCTCTTCCTGAGAGCTGTGTTACATGTACTCAGAAACAAACG GTTGGGAATTTGGTTGTTTATGTCAGAGATGCCATATGGGACTCTGTCCAGCTCTATGCTGTGGAGGGTCCTTTATGTTATGCAGTGCGCAGAGACGGCAGAACCGGAAACATTCGGCACTGCTACTGACACGCGCTCCTGCATTCAGGCTCTTGGAG ACCCAGAACACCAAGAGAGGTTTGAGCACTGGCTTTGTGAAGTGAACAGCTCTGATGGCATCTCCCTCCTCACCGCACTAGCACACATGGCCACACCGACTCAGCACTCTGACCCTGCATTCATCACAACCATAACTCTGCTGATGTACCAG GTGTCTTATGTTAGTGTGACTACCAGAGAAACTTACTCTAAGGTGGGGAGAGAGTTGCTGGCTGCCATAGCAACAGCCCATCCCTACGTTATATCTGTGCTCCTGGAGAGACTGAGGGAGACCATACAAACTGTGGGAATG GTGGCTCTGTACTTGTGCAAAGAGCTGCCTTTGAGTCTGTGGCGGCCACGGCCAGAAGAAATATGTGTGATCGGAGCCTGGCTGCTCCAACATCCTCTGTCTGCTGTGGAGAACCGGCTGGCTTGCGTCATACTGGAGGGTCTTAACTGGGGTTACACACAG GATGGCTCCTTGGCCTTGTCGTCATCTCTCCACAGTGAAGTGGCTCTGCTGGTGGCTGAAGCCTATCAAAAGTACCTCACTGACAAACCGTACAGTGGCCTCATATCAGAGGGAATCAAACAG GTGTCTTACCTGGCCAGTGTCCTTCGTTTGGGCGTTTCTCCTGAAGCATCCTTTAGTCATTGGGCTTGGCAATTGTTGCTAAGGCTGAAACTCCATGGCAATGCACAGAACCCTAAAGGAGCCTGGTCGGTCCCCGCTTTGGCGTCCAACCCACCTCCAGAGCTTACACactctcccagcatgcactctgTTATCAGGGCTGTAAAAGCAGGCATCCCTATTGGATGCTACCTATCCATTGCCATGACGACAGTGGGCCATAG TCTTGAACACTTTTGCACTGATGGAGTCGAGTTGTTGAAGAGTCTGATACAATCTCGCCATCTGAGAGCTGCGGTGCATCTTCTGGACAACATCCTACCCCCAACCTACCCTCTCAGCTTCTACCTGCTCAATAACTCTCA GTTTGTAAGTTGTATCCAGTTGTTCTTGCAGTACGACAGCGTGTGTCCTCAAGGTGTGACACAGCAGGTCACTCACCGGGTCGCACCACTGCTCACAGGAACCAATTATGGAGACATTGTCCGACATCTGAACAGTGTCATTCAG AGCCACGTGGTGGAGAGCTCACAGCCCGGTCGTGTCGGTGCTGCAGCGGTGTTGGAGTTCTGGGTGAGGATCTTGACTCAGCAGAACCTGTGGTATCGGGACAAAACTGTCCTGTTCCTCATGGATCAGCTCTGCTGTGCGGCATTCAAACGCATTCAGGAGGAATGTGTGCAGAAACATCTGTACCAAGAGCATAAG AATGCCTTGGGTTACCATGGAGAACAAggtctgctctcctctctggtTAGCTGGATTGCTGGAAATGCCACACCCTCATTCATAGAGGGCCAATCCCTGAGTGCGGAG gTTTGGTTTGCCTGGCAAGTGCTGAATATGGAGGGCATGTTTGAGGAGGATTCCCAGCTGAGACGCTGTATTGAACATGAGCTCCTGTCAGAGCCCAACATTTCCCCAGAACAAGCCTTAAAG AATGCCCAGCAGAGGCTGAAGTTGCCAGTAGCACCATCTCTGCAGCGACTGCAGGTGTACCGATGGGCGTGTCAGGCCTTAGCCACGCCTTTAGACCACCCCCTCCTTCCCCTGGTGTGGCAGAAGTTCCTACAGCTGTACTTCAGACAACCAGGACCTGAGTATGG GCTGGTTGCAGGTGGATGTATCGGCAGAAGGTTCTTCCAGGCCTCTTCCCAGGCTGCTTTACTCAGAGACCTGAGACAGAGAATACAGGAGGTGTCTGACTTCCACCATGCTGCCAGCCAGGCCCTCAGGGTGCCCCCAGCACACACCCCTTCATCAGACAGCCAGAGTGACGAAAGCCCCGAAAATCCCCGGCCCCCTTACCTCACCTCTCCtcagctacacacagagctggtCAG GTTGTTTGGTGTATTTGCCATATGGTTGGATGATGAGACTCTGCAGAAGCAGGAAGTGtaccttccttctcttcctcccaaGTATGAACCACACAGACTGGCACAGATCATGCAGCGGCAGCAG GAACTGTGGCTGGAGTATGTGGACCAGGAGCGTCTGCAgtatgaggagagagaggttcTCTCTCTGTGGGAAAAGGTGCAGAGTGAGCCGATCTTCTTGCAAGTCCAACACCCCGGCTTCACTGACTACACCAGCCTCAACAATG caAGGGATCGTATCCTATCCAACCTGCAGAAGCACCCAGTCCCCCATCCAGCTCCAGAGCTGCGGCAGCGTAAGGCACCAGTAGCTGAAGTCCCCACCACCTGCCTTACGGACTCTAAAGCTGCTGCTGAACTGCTGCAGAAGGACCTTAGCATCCTGCAGGAGCAGGCCAG GATTGCAGTTGCACGTGAAGCCCAGCAGGTGGCGATGgagcaggagctgctggagagcCTTCCTCTACTGTACAAGAACCAACCAGAGCAAGTCACCATGGCCCTGGAGTGTAAAGGGAAGGGTGGGCAGCCGTGCCAGGGACCCGCAAACATCACTGTCACT TGCGAGTGTGTCcagaggaaggaggcagtgcaGACTCAGATAACGTCACTGCGTCGGGACGTCAAGAAGCTTCAAGCCGACGCCATGGCTCCTCCACCTCAAAGCCTGGCCCAGGCTGCTGTCCACACAGAGAACTTTATTAC GGCTCTGGTGAATATGTACAAGGCACAGAAATCATCAGCCGTGAAGCATGTCGGGGTGTCTGCCTTCTACCGGGTGGTCTCCTTTGTGTGTGAAGACACACTGCGGCATCCCCCAACACGGCAGTACCTGTCCTCGTGTGTGGAGATACTGGGACAG GTGTTTATCCAGGGAAATGCAGAGGAATGTGGTTGTGTCCTGAAGACAATCCTGGAGCAGAGGCATCTTTGCTCACTCATTTCCCCCTTCTTCACTCCCAATTCAGCACCCAGTCAGCTCGTCTTTCTCTACCAAGATGTAGTGACATCCTTACACCTGGACAGTGCTGATGTCATTTTCATGCTGCTCACAAAG TTTGATTTGTCTCAGTGGCTGAATGAAGCCCATCCTGTGTTTTCGGAGAGAACCCGTTTGCTGGAGTTGGTCCATGGAGCTCTCTGCGTCTGTGGCCGAGACCCTGAGCCAGAACTTCTCACACCTTTTCACCTTTTCACCAAACACTGGACCTGGATTTTACGCCACCGTTTTCCCGATCACTACAGTGACTGCTTGCGTCTGCTTATGACca GCTCCTCAAACCAGTTACTGAATCCTGATTGCTGGAAGGTGACTCTGCGAGTGCTGGGCTGCTTACCTCCATCCCACAATACTAAAAGCAAAACTGAACTAGCACTCAACACCACTGTCTCTGGCCGTGCTGTCACATCTCCAGCTTCTTCCTACAGGCCCTCCATCAGCCTCTCCCTTCAGCAG GTGGATGAGACAGTTATTTGGCTGAGTGATTACTTCCTGCGGAGCCGTCTCAGTAAGCCAAACCTCCGTAGCTTTGGCCTCTACTCAACCTGGACTCCCTACATCAGTGAGGTGGTTTCCTTCTGGGAACATTTGGCTGGTTGTCTAATCAACGTGCAGCTCAGCGGCTGTGCCAGAGAGTCAGTGGGCAGCGGCAAAATAATGAAAG CTCTGCAGGACCTGCACAGTAAGATTGTCAAGTTATTTAAGCCTTGGATCTTTCCTCTGGACACTGATGATGGCGG tCTCAAGTGTTACCCCTGGCTGGAGACGGACGCAAGTGCAGCAGGATGTCTGGTTGGCCTGTATGTTCAACTCACTGACATGCTGTATCACAAGTTCAGAG aTTGTCTGCTCCCCGGCCAGAGAGGTGCACTGTGGCTGTGTATGATGCACTACTGTGAGAACTGCACCTCTCCCCATACACCCGAGCACCTTCTctacctgtaccacacacaccTCCGCAGCCTGCCTTGGAGACACCTGCACCCTGACACTCAGCTGATGGAGCAACTATTCAAT GTGGAGAGAGGAAGTCCCAAGAGTTGCTTCCTCTTTCTGGGTGAAGTGTTATGCAAAGTCAACTGGGTCAGTGTCCTAAGTGACCAATTGCAAACACCTCCCACCATGACAACATATCCAACTCTACAAGACACGGGTACTCAGAAGGAGTCACACACCATGTTAGTCTATCTCCTATACATGCTAGTTTTTCTGGCAAAGGAGGAACAAATCCTGAGTCAGCAG GACTCCCCTCTACTCAGTCTATTGGTCCAATCCACCTCCCTACCCTGGCACCAACTGGACCTGTCCTCATACCAGGGCATTCTGGGATATGTCGGCACCCACTACCCGCCCTCCTTGCTGCTCAGTGCTGATTCTGCGCTTCAGCTGCTGTTGAAATCTCTGCGTAGTGCTGCTGGGCTCCGGCCCCTCCCTCAAGAAGTTCCACACAGG GAGGAGACACTGAAGGCGGGAGCGTATGTGTGCTGGTGCGTGCAGTCTTTGGTGACCCTGGAGCAGGGAGGCAGCATCAGCCTCAGCAGCCTGGAGGCTCAGCTGGAGTCTCTTCTGGAGAGCGTCGTCACATTCAACCCACCAG AGACGGGTTTGGAGCAGAGGCACATGGCGTTCTGCAGTCTGTTCAGCGAAGCTCTGGCTCTTCTGAATGGGGTTGGTGTCTCAACAGGCGAGGCTCTTGCTGCTCATGTCATTATCTGGctggacaggaaggggaggggctTCCCTATTCTGCCTCTCCTCACAGCTTGCTCCCGCTGTCTTGCATCAGTGCGGCACATGACGAGGATCATGGAGGCATGCATTACAGCGTACTTCAACCACG cgGAGGAGGAGTCTGTAGGTTGGGGTCCTGTGTTGGCATCGCTGCAGGTGCCTGAGCTCACAGTGGATGACTTCCTTTCTGAGAGCCAATCAGGGGGCAGCTTCCTGACGCTCTACGCCTTCATCCTGCAGCGTCTCAACTCTGAATACACAGCAGCCAATGAGAGGAGGACTCTGGCTTTAATTAACACATGGACCAATCAAGTGTTCCCCAG TGGTCCAGGTGATGAAGCCAAGCTGTTTCTGTGGTGGCACAAAGCGTTGAGTCTGTCAGCGGAGCATCTGAAGCCGCAGGCGGGACAGACTGAAGTGTCAGGAGTCGTCATGGGTCTGTTGAGGTTGCAAACCAGGCTGCTTCAGCTGGGAGAAGAAAGACTTAACTCTGGATTGTTGGGAGCAATCGGCCTGGGGAAGAGGTCTCCTGTTTCTAATAG GTTCAGGGTGGTTGTACGCAGTCTGGGAGCATTCATGTCAATCCAGATGCCATCAGAGAACGAGCTTCGACTCCAACCCACCAGCGACTTGCAGCTCTCTGCGAAAGCACAGCAA ATGTTGGGGGTGTTGGAGGCCATGTCCAGCAATAAGCAGTACTCCGAGTTGGAGGAATCTGTGAATAAATCTGTCCAGTTCATCCGCTACCCAGGACACTGTCTCAGAGATGGACCGCGACTGCTGGCCCTGCTAGCCAACCTCCTATACCCTGACCTCAGATACCTACACATTATCCGTTAA